The Arthrobacter sp. OAP107 DNA segment GCACCTCCCGGGGTGTTCTTCAGTCTTCCCGTACCCCGGCGCCTTGAGAGTATTCACATTTGTCCGCTTAGCCCACCGTATGTCGGCGGCCCCCGGAATATCGACTATTTGCGTCAGCGGTTTCCTCGGCCGGCGAAGCAGGGCTAAACGTTGGGGGTGTCTGATAGACACTGCCGCCGGAAAATCGGCCCGCGTAGCGTGGTGGTTGTGGACAGAAAAGCAGACATCCGTGAGTTCCTTATCTCGCGCCGTGCGAAGGTCAGCCCTGAGCAGGCCGGGATCTTCAGCTACGGGGACCTGCGACGGGTACCGGGTTTGCGCCGTGGGGAAGTGGCGCAGCTGGCCGGTGTGAGCACGGATTACTACACTCGGCTGGAACGCGGCAGCATCCGCGGCGCCTCGGACTCGGTGCTGGAGGCTGTGGCCTCCGCCCTTCAGCTGGACGAGGCCGAACGGGCCCACCTGATGGATCTGGCGCGGACAGCCAACTCGCCGTCGCGCCGGACGCCGCGGCGGCCGACGCAGCAGCGGGTCAGGCCCGGGGTGCTGCGACTGCTGGACGGGATGACGGCCGTTGTCGCGCTGGTTCAGGACGGCCGGGCCGACGTACTCGCCGCCAACATGTTGGGCCGCGCCCTGTACGCCCAGGTGTTCGACTCGGCGGTATCGTCCGGCCCCGACATTCCGGGCCGGGTTCCGAACCAGGCGCGGTATCTTTTCCTCGATCCGGGTGCCGGGGACCGGCGGCGACTCTGCCGGCGGATCCACCGTCCCGGGCATGCGCTCGAATACGCAGCCGGGAAACCGCAAACAAGGAAAGACAGAATCAAAACATGACTGAACAGGACTCCATGAATGAGCGGATTGAAAGCACGCCCGGGAGGAAGGTCTGGTTCATCACCGGTGCAGGCCGCGGCATGGGGACCGACATCGCGAAGGCGGCCCTGCGCGCCGGCCACGCAGTGGTCGCCACAGGCCGCGACCCGGGAAAGGTCGTCCAGGCCGTCGGCGACAATGAGAACCTTCTTGCGGTGAAGCTCGATGTCACGGATCCAACTGACGCCACGGCGGCCATCCAGGCAGCCGTCGACCGTTTCGGCCGGATCGATGTCATCGTGAACAACGCCGGTAACTTCTACGCCGGGTTTTTCGAGGAAATCACCCCGGAGGACTTCCGGGCCCAGATCGAAACCACGATGTTCGGCCCCATCAATGTCACCCGCGCGGCCCTGCCGGTCCTGCGGGCCCAGCGCTCTGGCCTTCTGGTCACGATCTCCTCGACCGCCGGCATCACGGGCGGGGAGTTCCTGAGCGCCTATGCCGCGTCGAAGTTCGGTGTGGAGGGCTGGGCCGAGTCCCTGGCGCCTGAGGTGGCCCCGTTCGGCATCCGCAGCATGATCGTGGAGCCGGGGTTCTTCCGGACCGAGCTGCTCACCCCGGAATCCACCAGCTACGCGGCATCCACCATTGAGGACTACACCGAACGCACCGAACAGACGGTCACCGCGTGGAAGGGCATGAACGGCCAGCAGGGCGGGGACCCGGCCAGGCTCGCCGACGCCCTGATGAAACTGGCCGAACTGGACGAACCGCCGCTGCGGTTCGCTGCAGGTGCGGACGCGGTCGGCGTCTTCGAGACCCGGGCCATCGCCCTTCGGGACCAGGCCGGCGCCCACCGCGAGCTCTCCGGCAACCTCGCCCATGAGGACGCCTGACCCGAGCGCTGCCGTCTTGCCTACGTGCTGAGGTTCCAGTGGGCCTCGATTGCCTCGGCGATTGGGCCGGCGGTGACGTCCACCCGGAAAGCGACGGGCGCGGTCCCTGTCTCTTCGACTATCGAATCGCGGTACACGCGGCCGCATGTGGGACAGAGGGTGTAGAGATCCTCATCCGCAGGCCATTCGGCCAGCTCCGCGGGCATGGAAGTGCTTCCTCCGGCGTAAACGGGGACGCCTTGTGAGTTGGCCTGTATCAATCCGGCCTGGCTGACGGTGTTGCCGCACACGCAGGTGATGGTGGTGACGTCATGACCGATCACATTGGCGGTTTCAGCATCCACGATGAACTCTCCGGTGCTGGAAGCGACCTTGTGGTATTAGCTTATGCCTGCCGAAACGTATGGTCGCCTGCGTGCAGACCCCAGACGGATTTCCCCACTGCCGCGCTCTTTCAGCGTGGCCGGGATGAGGTGTGTTGCGGGTTCCCCGGAGAAACCGTCCACCCGTGCAAACAACTTTTCTGCCGCGATCCGCCCGATTCCTTCCGCGTCCTGGGCGATCACCGTGATTCCAGGGTCGGGCACGTCAGCCAGGGGAAAGTCGTCAAAACCGACGAGCGCGATTGAGCTGTTCACGCCGTTCTCGCGCAACGTTTGGACCACCCCGGCGTCGTTGTCCGTTGTCACCGTGTCTGCCGGCACTCCGACGGGTACTGCGTCCAAGAAGACGAGCGCCGTGCCCCTGGCCGCCTCCATGGCACGGAAAGAATGCCTACCGCTGGCTGGTCCCAGGATGATCCCGTCCACACGTCGACCCACGAAGTTCCTGATGATCCGCAACTCCCTTTCGGGGCCGTAATCATGGCTGGCTGCAATGACGGCAGTCTTCCGTTCCCATGCCTCTCCTCAATTGCCCGAAGAACTGCAGCCGAGAACGGATCGGCCAGGTTTCCAACCAGAAACCCGACCGTCAGTGTCCTGCCGTTTGCCCGCTTGAGGTTCGCGGCAACCAGGTTGGGCTGGTAGTGCAACTGCTCTATTGCGTGACGGACGCGATCGATGGTTGCCTCGGAGACGTTCGGCTCTCCGTTCACAACCCGGGAGACCGTCTTGGTTCCCACCCCGGCCAGTGCTGCGACGTCGCGCATGGTGGGACGTGATCGCCCTGAAGGGGCCGGGCCGGCGGTGCCAGGCATTTTCGGTCCGGACATTCGGTCTTCTAGGAGCGGGCCTGCTGAACGTCGAAAGCGCCGGTCAAGGGACCCAGCTCTGCCGACGTCGGCGGGTTGGCGCCTTGGCGGGAGCAGGTGATCGCCGCGGCCCTGTTCGCGTAGGCGGCAAGGGCGTGCAGATCATCCAGGGACAGGCTGCACAGGTGTGGCCTGGCGGCGG contains these protein-coding regions:
- a CDS encoding SDR family oxidoreductase, with protein sequence MTEQDSMNERIESTPGRKVWFITGAGRGMGTDIAKAALRAGHAVVATGRDPGKVVQAVGDNENLLAVKLDVTDPTDATAAIQAAVDRFGRIDVIVNNAGNFYAGFFEEITPEDFRAQIETTMFGPINVTRAALPVLRAQRSGLLVTISSTAGITGGEFLSAYAASKFGVEGWAESLAPEVAPFGIRSMIVEPGFFRTELLTPESTSYAASTIEDYTERTEQTVTAWKGMNGQQGGDPARLADALMKLAELDEPPLRFAAGADAVGVFETRAIALRDQAGAHRELSGNLAHEDA
- a CDS encoding helix-turn-helix domain-containing protein; the encoded protein is MDRKADIREFLISRRAKVSPEQAGIFSYGDLRRVPGLRRGEVAQLAGVSTDYYTRLERGSIRGASDSVLEAVASALQLDEAERAHLMDLARTANSPSRRTPRRPTQQRVRPGVLRLLDGMTAVVALVQDGRADVLAANMLGRALYAQVFDSAVSSGPDIPGRVPNQARYLFLDPGAGDRRRLCRRIHRPGHALEYAAGKPQTRKDRIKT
- a CDS encoding substrate-binding domain-containing protein, which produces MGRRVDGIILGPASGRHSFRAMEAARGTALVFLDAVPVGVPADTVTTDNDAGVVQTLRENGVNSSIALVGFDDFPLADVPDPGITVIAQDAEGIGRIAAEKLFARVDGFSGEPATHLIPATLKERGSGEIRLGSARRRPYVSAGIS